A region of Chloracidobacterium sp. DNA encodes the following proteins:
- a CDS encoding oligosaccharide flippase family protein: MTNKETAKISLREQSAWLLVAKIIGFAFSFVLPLIIVRHLTQDAVGHYRQAFLVITNAVIILPLGFSMSAYYFLARESTARRGAAIFNILIFNFVVGGLACLALQVFPQILGNIFRSEELSQLAPMIGVVIWIWIFGTFLEIVAIANQEARVATMFIVLASLSKTLLMGTAVFAFATVESFLYAAMIQGIIQTFILLNYLRTRFEGFWRHFDAGFFHEQMMYAVPFGLTGVLWIAQTDIHNYFVGYQFSPSEYAIYAYGCFELPLIAMLSESVTSVLIPRMNELQLVGDRDEMIRLLARSAQKLAFFYFPIYVFLMVTAKTFVVTLFTQDYELSASIFVINLTILPFCVLIVDPIVRSFKELGRLFLLSRLLVLTSMVAVLYFGLGYFSLTGMITVAVAAILIEKFIADTMVIHKLKIGSRHLSLFKDTAKTALISILAGVVTFIVYTNAHESLKLAGEGFAASVLSLNTPAALSFVGGSFVLLVTALVFVPVYLLAANSWGVIEDDEKQTVRNFTRRLFPKRGIHPLTDS, encoded by the coding sequence GTGACAAACAAGGAGACCGCAAAGATCTCATTAAGAGAACAGAGTGCCTGGCTGCTGGTCGCAAAGATCATCGGCTTTGCATTCAGCTTTGTCCTGCCTCTCATCATTGTCCGGCATCTGACCCAGGACGCCGTCGGACATTATCGACAAGCATTTTTGGTAATAACCAACGCTGTGATCATCTTGCCGCTGGGCTTTTCGATGAGCGCATATTATTTCTTGGCGCGCGAGAGCACTGCAAGACGCGGTGCAGCGATATTTAATATTCTCATCTTTAATTTTGTTGTCGGCGGGTTGGCGTGTCTGGCATTGCAAGTGTTTCCGCAAATCCTGGGCAATATCTTTCGAAGCGAAGAACTTTCACAGCTCGCTCCGATGATTGGCGTCGTTATCTGGATCTGGATATTTGGGACATTTTTGGAAATTGTTGCCATCGCAAATCAGGAAGCTAGAGTTGCGACGATGTTCATTGTTCTCGCTTCGCTATCGAAGACGCTGCTGATGGGAACCGCTGTATTTGCATTTGCCACGGTCGAATCTTTTCTCTATGCAGCGATGATCCAGGGAATCATTCAGACTTTTATTTTACTCAATTATTTAAGGACCAGGTTTGAGGGATTTTGGCGCCATTTCGATGCGGGATTTTTCCACGAGCAGATGATGTATGCAGTGCCTTTCGGGCTGACAGGAGTTTTGTGGATAGCTCAAACCGATATTCACAATTACTTTGTCGGGTATCAATTTTCGCCTTCGGAATATGCCATCTACGCTTACGGCTGTTTTGAATTACCGCTGATTGCAATGCTTTCGGAATCGGTCACGTCCGTACTAATCCCGCGAATGAACGAACTTCAACTTGTGGGTGATCGTGACGAAATGATTCGCCTGCTGGCGCGTTCGGCACAGAAACTTGCATTCTTCTATTTTCCGATCTACGTGTTTTTGATGGTAACGGCGAAGACGTTCGTCGTTACGCTTTTTACGCAGGATTATGAACTGAGTGCTTCGATCTTTGTCATCAATCTGACGATACTGCCATTTTGCGTTCTCATTGTCGATCCGATCGTCCGTTCGTTCAAGGAACTCGGTAGACTGTTTCTCCTGTCGCGTCTTTTAGTACTGACTAGCATGGTCGCAGTGCTGTATTTCGGTCTCGGTTACTTTAGCCTGACGGGAATGATCACAGTTGCGGTCGCCGCGATACTGATCGAGAAATTTATCGCAGACACAATGGTGATACATAAGCTAAAGATCGGTTCGCGGCACCTGTCGCTTTTCAAGGACACGGCAAAAACAGCCTTGATAAGTATATTGGCCGGCGTCGTCACATTTATTGTTTATACAAATGCGCATGAATCTCTCAAACTGGCCGGCGAGGGTTTTGCAGCCAGTGTTTTGTCACTGAACACACCGGCAGCTCTGAGCTTTGTAGGCGGCAGTTTTGTTTTGCTTGTTACAGCATTGGTTTTTGTGCCTGTGTATTTGCTCGCTGCAAACTCCTGGGGCGTCATCGAGGATGATGAAAAACAAACAGTTAGAAATTTCACGAGGAGGCTTTTTCCAAAGCGCGGCATCCACCCGCTGACGGATAGCTAA